A segment of the bacterium genome:
GGAAGCAGCCCCGTTCTTGCCCAGCACATCAGGAACCTCATTAAGGATCATATCGGCACGGAATACGCTCAATTCGCGGATTTAATGGATCGATGGCGAGCGAAGGTTTTGAGGAAAATCCCTCAACAGAAATTGCGAGCCGAGATATTCCACGAAATGGTCGCATCAGATATTCTGGATCTGCTCCGCTCAGGGAATACAATCGGGGCTGAACAACGAGCCGGTGAAATCTTCCGCGCACACATCGAACGCGGGTCAACAAAAATTCTTGGGACAGGTCAACGTTGAAAGCAATTGTGTTGCGCGAAAAATATTCTATCGACGGTCTTGTTTTAGCTGACCATCCCGACCCTCAAATGGGTCCGGGTAAGGTAATGGTTCGAATCGAGGCCTGCTCACTTAATTACAGGGATTTGTTGATCGTTCGGGGATATGGCCGATGGAGAAAGCCGTTACCGTTGGTGCCGCTCTCAGACGCTGCCGGAGTGGTAGTGGAAATTGCCCAGGGTGTATCGCGAGTTGCGGTTGGGGACCGAATCGCAGCCACTTTTGTTCCGACCTGGCTGGAGGGAGATCTCACAGAAGAGAATGATGGGCCCGCGATCGGTGAGATGTTGGTCCAGTATCGTGTCCTCCCAGAAGAAGTTTTGGTTCGCGTTCCCGGACACTTGAGTGACGTGGAAGCCGCTACCCTGCCCTGTGCGGCAGTAACAGCATGGAACGCTTTGAATGGCGAAGGGGGACCAAAGACTGGTGACACGGTTGTGGTGCTGGGTTCCGGCGGTGTCTCCTTATTCGCGTTGCAATTCGCCCTGCTGATGGGAGCGCATGTGATCGCGATCTCGCCAAGCGAAGCTAAGCATGAACGTCTTCGAGCGCTTGGAGCTCAGCATGTCATTGATCCTAAACTCACGGCTAGCTGGTCTGAGGTCGTGCGCGAACTGACCGCAGGGCGTGGCGCAGATTATGTTGTCGACGTTGTCGGCAAACTCGCGGATTCGGTTCGCGCCGTTCGTTTAGGTGGCACCATCGGCGTCATCGGAATGCTCGACGGTTTTTTAACTCAAATCAACCCGGCGGCGATCATGGAAAAGAACGCACGCCTCCGAGGCTTACAGGTCGGCTCACGCGAAATGTTCGATACGATGAATCGTGCTCTATCTCTCCAACGCATTCACCCTGTGATCGATCACGTTTACAGCCTGGCGGACGCTCGGGACGCTTACAGGCGTCTTGAAGACCGTGATCATTTCGGGAAAATCTGCATTCGCCTCTGGGACAATGTTCGGAAGGCCGATTCTGCTTCAGCCGGTTCCTGAATGGTATTCATAACATATTTGTTGGGTTTGATGGTGAATAACTCAAAAAACGCCAGCTCAGATTTGTAGCTGCGGTAATTTCGATGACCTGCTCGATTTCGTACTCGACAAGCCTTTCTGCCCCTGCAAATTCTGCAATGCGCTCTTCTTCCCAG
Coding sequences within it:
- a CDS encoding NAD(P)-dependent alcohol dehydrogenase, yielding MKAIVLREKYSIDGLVLADHPDPQMGPGKVMVRIEACSLNYRDLLIVRGYGRWRKPLPLVPLSDAAGVVVEIAQGVSRVAVGDRIAATFVPTWLEGDLTEENDGPAIGEMLVQYRVLPEEVLVRVPGHLSDVEAATLPCAAVTAWNALNGEGGPKTGDTVVVLGSGGVSLFALQFALLMGAHVIAISPSEAKHERLRALGAQHVIDPKLTASWSEVVRELTAGRGADYVVDVVGKLADSVRAVRLGGTIGVIGMLDGFLTQINPAAIMEKNARLRGLQVGSREMFDTMNRALSLQRIHPVIDHVYSLADARDAYRRLEDRDHFGKICIRLWDNVRKADSASAGS